From one Comamonas piscis genomic stretch:
- the ftsH gene encoding ATP-dependent zinc metalloprotease FtsH codes for MNNQWFSKVAVWLVIAMVLFTVFKQLDNRSGASANKVPYSEFLQDVRNGRIKTATLQESPAGTVITATTGDDRKLQTTATYMDRGLIGDLINNNVKFDVKEREEGSLLMSLLISWGPMLLLIGVWVYFMRQMQGGGKGGAFSFGKSKARMLDENNNTVTFADVAGCDEAKEEVKEVVDFLKDPNKFQKLGGRIPRGMLLVGPPGTGKTLLAKSIAGEAKVPFFSISGSDFVEMFVGVGAARVRDMFENAKKNAPCIIFIDEIDAVGRQRGAGMGGGNDEREQTLNQMLVEMDGFETNMGVIVVAATNRPDILDAALLRPGRFDRQVYVTLPDVRGREQILNVHMRKIPVGQDVNPNIIARGTPGMSGADLANLCNEAALMAARRNARTVEMQDFEKAKDKIFMGPERKSAVMDPEELKNTAYHEAGHALIGKLLPKCDPVHKVTIVPRGRALGVTFTLPEKDRYGYDKEWALSRIAMLFGGRIAEEVFMNQMTTGASDDFNKATQLARDMVTRYGMTDALGPMVYAEQEGEPFLGRSMSKPSNISEETMQKVDAEVRRIIDEQYSLARRLIEEHSDKMHAMAKAMLEWETIDAEQLDDIMAGKAPRPPKDWTPRNPPSNSNDGGTGGSPTVVTEPAHNPV; via the coding sequence TTGAACAATCAGTGGTTTTCTAAGGTCGCCGTATGGCTTGTCATTGCCATGGTGCTGTTCACCGTGTTCAAGCAATTGGACAACCGTTCAGGCGCCAGCGCGAACAAGGTTCCGTATTCCGAGTTTTTGCAGGACGTCCGCAATGGCCGCATCAAGACCGCGACCCTGCAGGAGAGCCCTGCTGGCACGGTGATCACGGCCACCACGGGCGACGATCGCAAACTCCAGACTACGGCGACCTACATGGACCGTGGCCTGATTGGCGACCTGATCAACAACAACGTCAAGTTTGACGTGAAGGAGCGCGAAGAAGGCTCGCTGCTGATGAGCTTGCTGATCAGCTGGGGCCCCATGCTGCTGCTGATCGGCGTTTGGGTCTACTTCATGCGCCAGATGCAAGGCGGTGGCAAGGGCGGCGCGTTCAGCTTTGGCAAGTCCAAGGCGCGCATGCTCGACGAAAACAACAACACCGTCACCTTTGCCGATGTAGCCGGTTGCGACGAGGCCAAGGAAGAAGTCAAGGAAGTGGTGGACTTCCTGAAGGACCCGAACAAGTTCCAGAAGCTCGGTGGCCGTATCCCGCGTGGGATGTTGTTGGTGGGCCCTCCTGGTACCGGTAAGACCCTGCTGGCCAAGTCCATCGCGGGCGAAGCCAAGGTGCCTTTCTTCTCGATCTCCGGCTCCGACTTCGTGGAAATGTTCGTTGGCGTGGGCGCGGCCCGTGTGCGCGACATGTTCGAGAACGCCAAGAAGAATGCGCCCTGCATCATCTTCATCGACGAAATCGATGCCGTCGGCCGCCAGCGTGGCGCCGGCATGGGCGGTGGCAATGATGAGCGTGAGCAAACCCTGAACCAGATGCTGGTCGAGATGGATGGTTTCGAGACCAATATGGGCGTGATCGTGGTGGCTGCCACCAACCGCCCTGACATTCTCGATGCCGCCTTGCTGCGCCCCGGTCGTTTTGACCGCCAGGTCTACGTGACGCTGCCCGATGTGCGTGGCCGCGAGCAGATCCTGAACGTGCACATGCGCAAGATCCCTGTCGGCCAGGATGTGAACCCGAACATCATCGCGCGTGGTACGCCCGGCATGTCCGGTGCCGACTTGGCCAACCTCTGCAACGAAGCAGCACTGATGGCAGCACGCCGCAATGCCCGCACCGTGGAGATGCAGGATTTTGAAAAGGCCAAGGACAAGATCTTCATGGGCCCAGAGCGCAAGTCTGCGGTGATGGACCCGGAAGAACTGAAGAACACCGCCTACCACGAAGCCGGCCATGCGTTGATCGGCAAGCTGCTGCCCAAGTGCGATCCCGTGCACAAGGTCACCATCGTGCCGCGCGGCCGTGCGCTGGGTGTCACCTTCACCTTGCCTGAAAAGGACCGCTACGGTTACGACAAGGAATGGGCGCTGAGCCGCATCGCCATGCTGTTTGGTGGCCGTATTGCCGAAGAAGTGTTCATGAACCAGATGACCACTGGCGCTTCGGATGACTTCAACAAGGCTACGCAACTGGCGCGCGACATGGTCACCCGCTACGGCATGACCGATGCGCTCGGACCGATGGTGTACGCTGAGCAAGAGGGCGAGCCCTTCCTGGGTCGCTCGATGAGCAAGCCCAGCAACATCAGCGAAGAGACCATGCAGAAGGTAGACGCCGAAGTGCGCCGCATCATCGATGAGCAGTACAGCCTGGCGCGCCGCCTGATCGAAGAGCACAGCGACAAGATGCATGCGATGGCCAAGGCCATGCTGGAATGGGAAACCATCGATGCTGAGCAGCTGGACGACATCATGGCTGGCAAGGCGCCTCGTCCTCCCAAGGACTGGACGCCGCGCAACCCACCGTCGAACAGCAATGACGGCGGCACCGGTGGTAGCCCCACCGTGGTGACGGAGCCCGCACACAATCCTGTGTGA
- a CDS encoding RlmE family RNA methyltransferase yields the protein MKVSTKTKKVNKTWINQHINDPYVRAAQKEGYRARAVYKLKEIDEHFKLIRPGDVVVDLGSTPGAWSQYVRRRLSPDGAAVGALNGAIIGLDMLPMEPIEGVDFILGDFREQEVLAQLEATLAHRRVDLVISDMAPNLSGVETVDSARISHLIELAVDFTCQHMKPEGTLVVKLFHGSGYSQLVDLFKQTFQVVKPYKPKASRDKSSETYLLGMRLKPEALKH from the coding sequence ATGAAAGTAAGTACTAAAACCAAGAAGGTCAACAAGACTTGGATCAATCAGCATATCAACGATCCCTATGTACGCGCTGCGCAAAAGGAGGGCTACCGAGCCCGTGCGGTCTACAAACTCAAGGAGATCGATGAGCATTTCAAGCTGATCCGGCCGGGTGATGTGGTGGTGGATCTGGGCTCCACCCCAGGCGCCTGGAGCCAGTACGTCCGCCGCCGCCTGTCGCCTGATGGCGCAGCGGTGGGCGCACTCAATGGCGCCATCATCGGCTTGGATATGCTGCCGATGGAGCCGATCGAAGGCGTGGACTTCATCCTGGGGGATTTTCGCGAGCAAGAGGTGCTGGCGCAGCTGGAGGCGACCCTGGCCCATCGCAGGGTGGATCTGGTGATCTCCGACATGGCTCCAAATCTGTCCGGGGTGGAGACTGTGGATTCCGCGCGTATTTCACACCTGATTGAGCTGGCGGTGGACTTCACCTGCCAGCACATGAAGCCAGAAGGCACCTTGGTGGTGAAGCTGTTCCATGGCAGCGGCTACTCGCAACTGGTGGACCTGTTCAAGCAGACCTTCCAGGTCGTCAAGCCTTATAAGCCCAAGGCATCACGCGATAAATCCTCCGAGACCTATTTGCTGGGCATGCGCCTCAAGCCCGAAGCCTTAAAACACTGA
- a CDS encoding YhbY family RNA-binding protein: protein MPQIQLTPAQRREHRAEAHHLDPVVLIGGDGLTEAVEKEVDLALNSHGLIKIRVFSDDRANREAIFLKLTDSLNAAPIQHIGKLLVLWRPMPEKEKQIDEDRKAGPRDVKVLKFSKNVWQKPEIKQIRILGNQRLTAGGQVKRAKPKQKSVKKQQGS, encoded by the coding sequence ATGCCCCAAATACAACTCACTCCCGCCCAACGTCGCGAGCACCGCGCCGAAGCCCACCACCTCGACCCCGTGGTTCTGATTGGCGGTGACGGCTTGACTGAAGCCGTCGAAAAAGAGGTCGATCTGGCCTTGAATTCCCATGGCCTGATCAAAATCCGTGTTTTCTCTGATGACCGCGCCAACCGCGAAGCCATCTTCCTGAAGCTGACCGACTCGCTCAATGCAGCGCCCATCCAGCACATCGGCAAGCTGCTGGTCCTCTGGCGCCCGATGCCCGAGAAGGAAAAGCAGATCGATGAAGACCGCAAAGCCGGTCCGCGCGACGTCAAGGTGCTCAAGTTCAGCAAGAATGTCTGGCAAAAGCCAGAGATCAAGCAGATCCGCATTCTGGGCAACCAGCGCCTGACGGCCGGCGGCCAGGTCAAGCGCGCCAAGCCCAAGCAAAAATCGGTGAAAAAGCAGCAGGGCAGCTAG